A region from the Mycolicibacterium phlei genome encodes:
- a CDS encoding helix-turn-helix domain-containing protein, whose translation MTPKLDYRWHLRELMAVRGMYSTTDLRPLLAQRGIELSPSQTYRLVVETPERLNLKVLMALLDILGCTTEELIEPVASDAKRGRRTVGANGDDGKSSGVGDFRPKRARIVPG comes from the coding sequence ATGACGCCGAAGTTGGATTATCGGTGGCATCTACGCGAGTTGATGGCGGTGCGTGGCATGTACTCCACTACTGATTTGAGGCCGCTGCTGGCCCAGCGTGGAATCGAGTTGTCACCGAGCCAGACCTACCGTCTTGTGGTGGAGACCCCGGAGCGGCTCAATCTGAAGGTTCTGATGGCTCTACTGGATATTTTGGGCTGCACCACCGAGGAACTCATAGAGCCGGTGGCGTCGGATGCGAAACGGGGCCGTAGGACGGTAGGCGCAAATGGAGACGACGGAAAATCTAGTGGCGTAGGCGATTTCCGGCCGAAGCGCGCCAGAATTGTTCCCGGTTGA
- a CDS encoding CBS domain-containing protein, with translation MRIADVLRSKGSAVATITPQTSVAGLLTELAVHNIGAMVVVSPDGLAGIVSERDVVRALHRRGADLLTCPVSEIMTSLVATCSPDDTVDSLSALMTNNRVRHVPVMDNGRLVGIVSIGDVVKTRMEELEAQQEQLQAYITRG, from the coding sequence ATGCGGATCGCGGATGTGTTGCGGAGCAAGGGGTCGGCGGTCGCGACGATCACCCCGCAGACCTCGGTGGCCGGTCTGCTCACCGAGCTGGCGGTGCACAACATCGGGGCCATGGTGGTCGTCTCGCCCGACGGCCTGGCCGGCATTGTCTCCGAGCGCGACGTGGTGCGTGCGCTGCACCGTCGCGGCGCCGACCTGCTGACTTGTCCGGTGTCGGAGATCATGACGTCGCTGGTGGCGACGTGCTCACCCGACGACACCGTCGACAGCCTCAGCGCGCTGATGACCAACAACCGGGTGCGCCACGTGCCGGTGATGGACAACGGCAGGCTGGTCGGAATCGTTAGCATCGGCGACGTGGTCAAGACCCGGATGGAAGAGCTCGAAGCGCAGCAGGAGCAGCTGCAGGCCTACATCACCCGTGGCTGA
- a CDS encoding GNAT family N-acetyltransferase, whose translation MADVAVAAAQRRDLQSMARVLARAFQDDPVMMWVVPEPAARARALPRMFATMIRHHYLRSGAPEVAGGTHLGAAALWDPPGGWRQSRLQELRMMPGFLRALGRHVPRAQQLMDLMHAQHPEEPHWYLAVIGSDPTVRGTGYGQTLMRSRLDRCDAEYAPAYLESSNPANVPYYERFGFQVTGEITVPDGPTLWKMWREPR comes from the coding sequence GTGGCTGACGTCGCGGTGGCCGCGGCGCAGCGCCGCGACCTGCAGTCGATGGCGCGTGTGCTGGCGCGGGCGTTCCAGGACGACCCCGTGATGATGTGGGTGGTGCCTGAGCCGGCCGCCCGCGCGCGGGCGCTGCCGCGGATGTTCGCCACCATGATCCGCCACCACTATCTGCGCAGCGGTGCGCCCGAGGTGGCCGGCGGCACTCACCTCGGCGCGGCGGCGCTGTGGGATCCGCCCGGCGGCTGGCGACAGTCGCGGCTGCAGGAGCTGCGCATGATGCCCGGCTTCCTGCGGGCGCTGGGCAGGCACGTGCCGCGCGCTCAGCAACTCATGGACCTGATGCACGCGCAGCACCCCGAGGAGCCGCACTGGTACCTCGCGGTGATCGGCTCGGACCCGACCGTGCGCGGCACCGGATACGGGCAGACGCTGATGCGCTCGCGGCTGGACCGCTGCGACGCCGAGTACGCCCCGGCGTACCTGGAGTCCAGCAACCCAGCCAATGTCCCGTACTACGAGCGGTTCGGCTTCCAGGTCACCGGTGAGATCACCGTGCCCGACGGGCCGACGCTGTGGAAGATGTGGCGGGAGCCCCGCTAG
- a CDS encoding tyrosine-type recombinase/integrase, whose protein sequence is MLEGWSRQQRGGRLILPKTIAGRLSVVRRFSKTVNEYPWQWTAAQVDEWMTDLIAQRGRAKSTIRLYQSALRVFCDYITSPHYGWIAECENRFGTHPVQVCHEWNTAAHLTDYEGRADRRPMTRDEIQRMLDYADDRVEQATRRGRKGALTAYRDATLLKVLYAWGLRCNEACQLDVTDFYQSAKAPELGRYALIHVRYGKRSRGSAPKRRTVHTVMPWAAEALADYLDNVRPRYRDSQDDPAVFLTERGGRLRPREVEERFAEYRDALGLDAALTPHCLRHSFVTHLIEDGADPKFVQEQVGHRFASTTAIYTGVGGDFMNTMMRKALDRALTMDTEKKS, encoded by the coding sequence ATGTTGGAGGGCTGGAGCCGTCAACAACGTGGTGGCCGACTGATCCTGCCTAAGACAATCGCCGGTCGCTTGTCGGTGGTGCGTCGTTTCAGCAAGACAGTCAACGAATATCCGTGGCAGTGGACCGCGGCCCAGGTCGATGAGTGGATGACTGATCTGATAGCGCAGCGAGGCCGGGCAAAATCGACGATCCGTCTGTACCAGAGTGCGCTACGGGTGTTCTGCGATTACATCACTTCACCGCACTATGGGTGGATTGCAGAGTGCGAGAACCGTTTTGGGACTCACCCGGTTCAGGTATGCCACGAGTGGAACACGGCGGCGCACCTCACCGATTACGAGGGTCGTGCTGATCGACGACCGATGACCCGCGACGAGATTCAGCGCATGTTGGACTATGCGGATGACCGTGTCGAGCAGGCAACACGCCGGGGACGCAAAGGTGCATTGACCGCATATCGCGATGCCACCCTTCTGAAGGTCCTGTACGCCTGGGGTCTGAGGTGCAACGAGGCGTGCCAGTTGGACGTCACCGATTTTTACCAGAGCGCGAAAGCGCCGGAGCTGGGCCGCTATGCGTTGATCCACGTCCGTTACGGCAAGCGGTCACGTGGATCGGCACCCAAGCGTCGGACCGTTCATACGGTCATGCCGTGGGCTGCCGAGGCGCTTGCCGACTATCTCGACAATGTTCGGCCGCGGTATCGAGATAGTCAGGACGATCCTGCGGTGTTTCTCACCGAACGTGGTGGGCGACTTCGGCCGCGCGAGGTTGAAGAGCGGTTTGCCGAGTACCGAGATGCTCTGGGGCTGGATGCCGCGCTGACGCCGCACTGTCTGCGGCATAGCTTTGTCACTCATCTCATCGAAGACGGTGCAGACCCGAAGTTTGTTCAGGAGCAGGTGGGCCACCGGTTTGCGTCGACTACGGCGATATACACAGGGGTGGGTGGGGATTTCATGAACACGATGATGCGCAAGGCCCTCGACCGAGCGCTGACCATGGATACGGAGAAGAAATCATGA
- a CDS encoding type II toxin-antitoxin system PemK/MazF family toxin encodes MAPPWKTFQRLAENLVFNEAPKFLRQIGQSETVQRGIAQGIRIGLDVIAGAQKQEVTAITTGRPVTSHAVPTAHRARRIVYAPDLDGRADPGEIVWTWVVYEDDPTQGKDRPVLVVGRDRTTLLGLMLSSQEHRRDDPNWLSIGRGPWDYDGRESFVRLDRVLDVPEEGIRREGAILPRPAFEVVAARLRADYSWN; translated from the coding sequence ATGGCTCCGCCGTGGAAGACCTTCCAACGCCTTGCGGAGAACCTGGTGTTCAACGAGGCGCCGAAGTTCCTCCGCCAGATCGGCCAGTCCGAGACCGTGCAACGCGGTATTGCGCAGGGCATCCGGATCGGGCTGGACGTCATCGCTGGTGCCCAGAAGCAGGAGGTAACCGCGATCACCACCGGCCGACCGGTCACCAGCCACGCGGTGCCGACCGCGCACCGCGCCCGCAGGATCGTCTACGCACCCGACCTCGACGGCCGCGCCGATCCCGGCGAGATCGTGTGGACCTGGGTGGTCTACGAGGACGACCCGACCCAGGGCAAGGACCGGCCCGTGCTGGTCGTCGGCCGCGACCGCACCACCCTGCTGGGGCTGATGCTGTCCAGCCAGGAGCACCGCCGCGACGACCCGAACTGGCTCAGCATCGGCCGCGGCCCGTGGGACTACGACGGCCGGGAGAGCTTCGTGCGGCTGGACCGCGTGCTCGACGTGCCCGAGGAGGGCATCCGCCGCGAGGGTGCGATCCTGCCGCGGCCGGCGTTCGAGGTCGTCGCCGCCCGGCTGCGCGCCGATTACTCCTGGAACTAG